A stretch of Candidatus Neomarinimicrobiota bacterium DNA encodes these proteins:
- a CDS encoding Trp family transcriptional regulator translates to MKLLHTGMPQREIAKQLGVAIGTVSRGARELKYGHNGFVELLDTLQVEANS, encoded by the coding sequence ATCAAACTACTGCACACCGGCATGCCGCAACGTGAGATTGCCAAGCAGCTTGGTGTTGCCATTGGAACCGTATCACGAGGAGCCCGGGAATTAAAATATGGGCACAATGGTTTTGTTGAGTTGCTGGACACACTGCAAGTGGAAGCCAACTCATGA
- a CDS encoding TrpB-like pyridoxal phosphate-dependent enzyme translates to MKKIFLSENDMPKSWYNIAADLKTAPLPPLNPGSLQPLGPDDLAPLFPKALIEQEMSMEREVAIPEPVQEGLKMWRPSPLIRATGLERALKTPAKIYFKHEGVSPAGSHKPNTAIAQAYYNKQEGVKRLSTETGAGQWGSSLALAGQMFDLEVKVYMVKISFEQKPYRRSMMKSWGAEIVPSPSNDTEFGRAILADDPDNRGSLGIAISEAVEDAARREDTKYALGSVLNHVLLHQTIIGLEAKKQMEIAGDTPDIVIGCVGGGSNFAGLAFPYLRDKINGADIDFRAIEPTACPTLTRGKFTYDFGDMAQMTPLVSMHTLGHTFMPPGIHAGGLRYHGMAPLMSHVVREGLIEAYAYHQVEVFDAASIFARTEGIIPAPESAHAIKGAVDAAIEAREAGEEKVILFNLSGHGHFDMSAYDAYYAGKLTDHRPTDADLAKGLSVTEGLPQV, encoded by the coding sequence GTGAAAAAGATATTTCTTTCAGAAAATGACATGCCTAAAAGCTGGTATAATATTGCCGCCGACCTGAAGACAGCACCCCTGCCGCCTTTGAACCCAGGATCCTTGCAACCGCTTGGTCCGGATGATCTTGCACCCCTGTTTCCCAAGGCTTTGATCGAACAGGAAATGAGCATGGAGCGCGAGGTCGCCATTCCTGAGCCTGTTCAGGAAGGTCTCAAAATGTGGAGACCTTCACCTCTGATCAGGGCCACCGGTTTGGAGCGGGCCTTGAAAACACCGGCCAAGATCTATTTCAAGCACGAAGGGGTCAGTCCGGCTGGCAGTCATAAACCCAACACCGCCATCGCTCAAGCCTACTATAATAAGCAGGAAGGGGTCAAACGGCTCTCCACCGAGACCGGTGCCGGACAGTGGGGCAGTTCACTGGCGTTGGCAGGTCAGATGTTTGACCTGGAAGTGAAAGTGTATATGGTAAAGATAAGTTTTGAGCAGAAACCCTATCGTCGCTCCATGATGAAGAGCTGGGGGGCTGAAATAGTTCCCAGTCCCAGTAATGATACTGAATTCGGACGCGCTATTTTAGCAGATGATCCCGATAATAGAGGATCACTGGGTATCGCCATATCGGAGGCCGTTGAAGATGCAGCCAGGCGAGAGGATACCAAGTATGCCCTGGGCAGCGTTTTAAATCATGTGCTTTTACATCAGACCATCATCGGTTTGGAAGCAAAGAAACAAATGGAAATTGCCGGAGATACACCAGATATAGTTATCGGTTGTGTCGGTGGTGGCAGTAATTTCGCCGGATTGGCTTTTCCCTATTTACGGGATAAGATCAATGGAGCTGATATCGATTTCAGAGCTATCGAACCGACGGCCTGTCCCACCTTAACCAGGGGAAAATTCACCTACGATTTTGGTGATATGGCACAAATGACCCCTTTGGTCTCCATGCACACGTTGGGACACACCTTTATGCCGCCAGGTATCCATGCCGGTGGTCTGCGTTACCATGGGATGGCTCCTCTGATGTCTCATGTTGTGCGAGAAGGATTGATTGAGGCTTATGCCTATCACCAGGTAGAAGTTTTTGATGCTGCATCCATCTTTGCCCGAACTGAAGGCATCATTCCGGCACCGGAATCAGCGCATGCCATCAAGGGAGCAGTTGATGCCGCCATCGAAGCGCGGGAAGCTGGCGAAGAGAAAGTGATTCTGTTCAACCTCAGTGGTCATGGCCACTTTGATATGAGCGCCTATGATGCCTACTATGCCGGTAAATTAACTGACCATCGTCCAACAGACGCTGATTTAGCGAAAGGTCTCTCGGTCACTGAAGGTTTGCCCCAGGTTTAA